From a single Nicotiana tomentosiformis chromosome 2, ASM39032v3, whole genome shotgun sequence genomic region:
- the LOC138904356 gene encoding uncharacterized protein — MAARVYRGCIVTVHGRDTVVDLIELGMVDFDVIMGMDWLYSCFSKLDYRTRTVRFEFSNEQVVERKGDNVVPKGRFICYLKVTKRINKGCIYHLVRVTDTNAEALTLEFVPVVNEIPGVFPDEVHGILPDREIDFVIDVMLGMQPISIPPYMMAPTELKELKEQLKDLLEKGFTRPRVSPWGTPVLFVRKKDGSLRMCIDYRQLNKELPGVEIEIDYNAGVDCQMELNLRQRRWLELLKDYDIDILYHSGKANMVADALSRKSMGSLAHLEACQRPLAREVHQLASLAVRLADSSEGKVIVQNRVESSLIVEVKEKQYNDPFLVQLKEGIQKYKTIALALVMDDGLPRTPRKFDSIWVIVDRLTKSAHFLPAKSTDTAEQYAHLYIKEIVRLYGTPVSIISDRGAQFMANVWKKFQQGLGIQVNLSISFHPKTDRQEERTIHTLEDMLCACVFDFKGSWDDHLPLIEFAYNINFHASIQMAPFEALYGRRCRSSIG; from the exons atggccgcacgggtttatagagGTTGTATTGTCACGGtacatggtcgggacaccgttgtcgatctcattgaattggggatggtcgattttgatgttattatgggaatggattggctttattcatgtttttctaaGCTCGACTACCGAACTAGAACCGTGAGGTTTGAATTTTCAAATGAGCAAGTTGTTGAgcggaagggggataatgtggtgccgaagggtaggtttatttgtTACCTTAAGGTCACGAAGAGGATTAACAAAGGGTGTATCTATCACTTGGTACGGGTTACGGACACCAATGCTGAGGCACTTACACTCGAGtttgtgccagttgtgaatgaaatTCCAGGGGTCTTTCCTGATGAAGTCCATGGGATTctgccagatagggagattgattttgtgattgatgtgatgctaggcatgcaacctatatctattccaccctatatgatggcaccaacagaattgaaggaactaaaggagcaattgaaggatttgttagaaaagggtttcactCGACCgcgtgtgtcaccatggggcacACCGGtcctctttgtgaggaagaaagatgggtcactgaggatgtgtattgactaccggcagctcaacaaa gagcttccaggagttgaaatcgagattgactacaaCGCCGGTGTTGACTGCCAAATG gagctgaatctgaggcagagaagatggcttgagttactcaaggattacgacatcgatattctatatcactcGGGGAAAGCCAAtatggtggcggatgctcttagccggaaatctatgggtagtttggctcacttggaggcatgtcaaaggcccttggccagGGAGGTTCACCAACTAGCCAGTTTGgcagttcgtcttgcggactctagtgaaggaaaggtaattgtgcaaaatagggttgaatcttcgcttattgtggaagtcaaagagaaacaatacaacgatccatttttggtgcagttgaaggaggggattcaaaaatatAAGACTATAGCTCTTGCTCTTGTCATGGATGATG ggttaccgcgcactccacgcaagtttgactcaatttgggtgatcgtggaccgactcacaaaatcagcacatttcTTGCCAGCTAAATCTACCGATACAGCTGAACAATATGCTCatttgtatatcaaggaaatagtcaggctgtatggcactccagtttctatcatctccgatcgaggggctcagttcatggccaatgtttggaagaaatttcagcaaggtttgggtattcaggtaaatcttagtataTCCTTCCATCCAAAGACCGACAGGCAGGAAGAGCGGACTATTCATACGCTCGAggacatgttgtgtgcttgtgtttttgacttcaagggtagctgggatgatcatttgccactcatagagtttgcttataacatcaactttcatgctagtattcagatggcaccatttgaggcattatatggtaggagatgtagatcatcCATTGGGTGA
- the LOC104113199 gene encoding uncharacterized protein gives MHDMTRPITIRSPPSLSLDKRQPLLSSQDSSSSRGGGVRKARFAEVAGGATAECAAVACCCPCGIVNLLILAVYKVPAGLCRKALRKNRRNRLTKKGLLPSKGHCSCDEIELIHSYPISSPIAVVGGGNLESDKDALELEKEMWDKFYGAGFWRSPSQRAEI, from the coding sequence ATGCATGATATGACGAGACCAATTACTATACGTTCACCACCATCATTATCCCTAGATAAAAGACAACCTCTTTTATCTAGCCAAGATTCCTCGTCATCACGCGGCGGCGGTGTCCGAAAGGCTCGGTTTGCGGAGGTTGCCGGCGGTGCGACGGCGGAATGTGCGGCGGTGGCTTGTTGTTGTCCTTGTGGGAttgtgaatttgttgattttggctGTATATAAGGTACCAGCTGGACTTTGTCGTAAGGCTTTGAGGAAAAACCGTAGAAATCGGTTAACGAAAAAAGGACTTTTGCCGTCGAAAGGACACTGCAGCTGTGATGAAATTGAGCTAATTCATAGTTATCCTATTTCTAGCCCCATTGCGGTGGTCGGCGGCGGAAACCTAGAATCTGATAAGGATGCGCTGGAATTGGAGAAGGAAATGTGGGACAAGTTTTATGGTGCTGGCTTTTGGAGAAGCCCCTCTCAACGAGCTGAAATATAA
- the LOC138904357 gene encoding uncharacterized protein, with translation MEKVKIIKKRLRTAQSCQKSYSDVRHRDLEFKEYDWVFLKVSPMKGMMWFGKKRKLSPRYVRPYKTIQRIGQVAYKLDLPPEMSLVHPVLYVSMLKKVVGDLSAVVPIETIEVNEELSYEEISVAILDRQV, from the coding sequence atggaaaaagttaaaatcattaagaagCGGTTGAGAACTGCTCAGAGttgtcaaaaatcctattcggatgttcgtcacagagacttagagttcaaagaatatgattgggtatttctgaaggtttcccccatgaagggtatgatgTGGTTCGGAAAGAAAaggaaattaagtccgaggtatgttaGGCCGTACAAAACCATCCAAAGGatcggtcaggtggcgtacaagcttgatctaccacctgagatgtcattagtgcacccggtattatatgtgtccatgttgaagaaggtagttggagatctgtCCGCTGTTGTGCcgattgagaccattgaggttaatgaagaattgtcatatgaagaaatttcagttgccattcttgatagacaagtctaa